The following coding sequences are from one Ornithodoros turicata isolate Travis chromosome 1, ASM3712646v1, whole genome shotgun sequence window:
- the LOC135379166 gene encoding uncharacterized protein K02A2.6-like yields the protein METLLPAFPKFDPHTDASSLAQRWTKWHARFENFLLAANVTDPTRKRAMLLRYAGEEVYDIFQTLPDTQSDYDTAVARLKAHFAPKKNTVYEKHVFRQAKQDTGETLDQFQVRLRKLAATCEFANTDKELVSQIIEGTASHRLRRAALRETDITLDKLLGIGRSLEIAELQASNIEGPSQHQTIQKVAAKKPWRGGATRKENRSNHRSSQKCFGCGGSWPHKKGKASCPAWGATCHKCQKKNHFANWCKSTPRNKEEVRSLVSSAAISARETQQNCSSDESVFHIHNPATKLPVVTVSINQTPLEFFLDTGAGVNVVGERTWRKHLQTPQNAATTRLVPYGVTQEIPVMGAFTASFSFKDSNVEAPVYVVRGPQASLLSYRTAMELRLINIVQTIAQETSVSIRKEFPRLFGGLGRLKNFQVSLEISKEVRPVARQHRRIPFRMRKALEAELTRLENLDIIERVTGPTPWVSPIVVVPKPHTEGAVRMCIDMREANVAIARTRHVMPTVEDILSILNGAAYFSKLDLNEGYHQLELSEESRAITTFSTHCGLRRYKRLLFGVNAAAEIFQDAIRQILPDEDGIINVSDDILVSGRTVEEHYRRLRLVLKHLEEAGITLNEKKCVVGVRSVKFYGHVFAAGGVRVDPEKVEAVVEMSPPRDATEVRSLLGMLTYCTRFIPRLAEMMEPLRGLTHNDAEFIWTERHQKVFERVKQEMSQVRTLAYFDDSKDTYIITDAGPDGVAGVLAQESKDKENLSILAYYSRALTSTEKRYPQIDKEMLAIVSTAERFRAYLAGAKFTIRTDHLPLVSILKNPSAKLSARLERLSLRLQHYLFDVQHIPGKENPADYLSRHPVPNRDDGPARETVAVEEYVSFVLRAATPKALTVQDVEKAYKEDPQISLLVKAERLKPFLQIRDELTVTEDNVVLRGTRLVIPENVQDQAIHLAHQGHQGIVKTKQLIREKIWFPGIDKKVEAAIRHCEACQRTVHEKKTSPLVMTPLPDGPWQSLAADFAGPLPGQKYLLVVVDEYSRFPVVSTLSSLNAKTVTARLSDIFAVHGMPYDLKTDNGPPFFGKEFAEFLRLNGIRHHRTTPLWPQANGEVERFIRNVKKTVKAACVGGNDWKEELNEYLLNYRATPHSTTCVTPSELLFGRKIRVKLPQLREKHSRREVESVDRRRKQKMKSYADEKRKAVAHSLRPGDTVLLRRPSPLAHESPYEPRPYKVTKVQGTAITAERDDRRIVRNASFFKRIPPCPSRESEDWDLVEDLVCTPDDPHFLTGGPNTNEGPIVARDATQTGSTSTRRYPARENRGTLPRRLQDFILN from the exons ATGGAAACCCTTTTACCGGCGTTCCCCAAGTTCGATCCACACACAGACGCGTCGTCACTCGCACAGCGTTGGACTAAATGGCACGCCCGTTTCGAAAACTTCCTTTTGGCCGCCAACGTCACAGATCCCACTAGAAAGCGTGCTATGCTGCTTCGTTATGCCGGAGAGGAGGTGTACGACATTTTTCAAACCCTCCCAGATACGCAATCGGACTACGACACAGCTGTCGCCCGTTTGAAAGCGCACTTCGCCCCTAAGAAAAATACCGTGTACGAGAAACACGTATTTCGCCAAGCAAAGCAAGATACTGGAGAAACGCTGGACCAATTTCAAGTCCGACTGAGAAAGCTTGCAGCGACATGCGAATTCGCGAATACTGACAAAGAGTTGGTATCCCAAATAATCGAGGGAACTGCGTCACACAGATTACGCCGCGCCGCACTCCGTGAAACGGATATCACCCTAGACAAACTACTGGGAATTGGCCGTAGCCTTGAGATTGCAGAGCTACAGGCTTCCAACATAGAAGGTCCTTCACAACATCAGACAATTCAAAAAGTGGCAGCGAAGAAGCCCTGGCGAGGAGGCGCCACTCGCAAGGAGAATCGCTCCAACCACAGAAGCTCACAAAAATGCTTCGGATGCGGGGGAAGCTGGCCCCACAAGAAGGGAAAAGCGAGCTGCCCAGCGTGGGGAGCCACATGTCATAAGTGCCAAAAGAAGAACCACTTCGCCAACTGGTGCAAGAGCACTCCGAGGAACAAAGAAGAGGTTCGGTCTCTGGTTTCGTCAGCTGCCATTTCGGCAAGAGAGACTCAACAGAACTGCAGTTCAGACGAGTCTGTGTTCCACATACACAACCCAGCAACCAAGCTCCCGGTAGTTACAGTAAGCATAAATCAAACGCCGCTGGAGTTCTTTCTGGATACTGGGGCCGGTGTCAACGTGGTCGGAGAGCGGACCTGGAGAAAACACCTTCAGACACCCCAGAATGCAGCGACGACACGACTGGTACCTTACGGGGTTACTCAAGAAATCCCTGTTATGGGAGCATTCACGGCTTCGTTCAGCTTCAAAGACAGCAACGTGGAGGCACCGGTATACGTCGTGAGGGGACCACAGGCATCACTGTTGAGCTACAGGACTGCCATGGAGCTGAGACTCATCAATATTGTGCAGACGATAGCCCAGGAGACATCTGTAAGCATACGAAAGGAATTTCCAAGGTTGTTTGGAGGTCTCGGTCGACTCAAGAACTTCCAAGTGAGCTTGGAAATCTCGAAAGAAGTGAGACCAGTTGCTCGTCAGCATCGCCGCATTCCCTTCCGGATGCGGAAGGCATTGGAAGCTGAGTTGACCAGACTAGAGAACCTCGACATTATCGAGCGTGTAACCGGCCCAACCCCATGGGTCTCTCCTATTGTCGTGGTGCCCAAGCCACACACGGAAGGCGCCGTGAGGATGTGCATAGACATGAGGGAAGCAAACGTGGCCATTGCGAGAACACGGCATGTCATGCCGACTGTCGAGGACATTCTCAGCATTTTAAATGGCGCAGCGTACTTCTCTAAGCTAGACCTCAACGAGGGTTACCACCAGCTGGAGCTGAGTGAAGAGTCCCGAGCTATAACGACATTCTCCACGCACTGCGGCCTGAGGAGATACAAGAGACTGCTGTTCGGGGTGAATGCTGCAGCTGAGATCTTCCAAGATGCCATACGACAGATCTTGCCAGACGAAGATGGCATCATCAACGTGAGCGATGACATTTTGGTGTCAGGACGCACAGTCGAAGAACACTACCGGAGGTTACGTTTGGTGTTAAAGCATCTCGAAGAGGCAGGGATCACACTGAACGAGAAGAAATGCGTCGTAGGTGTCCGAAGTGTGAAGTTCTACGGTCATGTCTTTGCAGCCGGAGGGGTCAGGGTCGATCCTGAGAAGGTAGAAGCAGTAGTGGAAATGTCACCGCCTAGAGACGCAACAGAAGTTAGAAGTCTGTTAGGCATGCTTACCTACTGCACTCGGTTCATTCCACGCCTAGCAGAAATGATGGAGCCTCTGAGAGGCCTCACACACAACGATGCTGAATTCATTTGGACGGAGCGGCATCAGAAAGTCTTCGAGAGAGTAAAGCAAGAAATGTCCCAAGTGCGCACATTAGCGTATTTCGACGACAGCAAGGATACCTACATAATAACGGATGCAGGGCCAGATGGAGTAGCTGGAGTTTTGGCACAAGAGTCTAAAGACAAGGAAAATCTCAGCATCCTCGCGTACTACAGCAGAGCACTGACGTCAACAGAAAAACGGTATCCCCAGATTGACAAAGAGATGTTGGCGATCGTGTCGACAGCGGAACGTTTCCGTGCGTACTTGGCAGGAGCCAAGTTCACTATAAGAACGGATCATCTGCCACTGGTGTCCATTCTCAAGAACCCAAGCGCCAAGCTGTCAGCGAGATTGGAGCGGCTGAGCCTTAGACTACAGCACTACCTTTTCGACGTTCAGCACATCCCCGGAAAGGAAAATCCTGCTGACTACTTATCCAGGCACCCAGTACCAAATCGAGATGACGGGCCAGCTCGGGAAACCGTCGCAGTCGAAGAATACGTCTCCTTCGTTCTGAGAGCAGCTACACCCAAGGCATTAACGGTGCAAGATGTGGAAAAAGCATACAAAGAGGACCCGCAGATAAGCCTACTTGTCAAG GCCGAAAGGCTGAAGCCCTTCCTCCAGATTCGGGACGAGCTGACAGTGACCGAGGACAATGTCGTCCTAAGAGGAACACGACTGGTGATTCCAGAAAATGTACAAGACCAGGCTATTCACTTAGCGCACCAAGGGCACCAAGGCATCGTGAAGACGAAACAGCTCATCAGGGAAAAGATTTGGTTCCCAGGAATCGACAAGAAAGTAGAGGCAGCAATCAGACATTGCGAAGCGTGCCAAAGAACAGTTCATGAGAAGAAGACATCGCCGCTTGTGATGACACCGCTCCCAGACGGACCGTGGCAATCACTTGCTGCGGACTTTGCAGGGCCTCTGCCAGGCCAGAAGTACCTGCTGGTCGTCGTGGACGAATACTCGCGGTTTCCAGTGGTTTCCACGCTCTCGTCTCTAAACGCGAAAACCGTCACGGCTAGACTGAGCGACATATTCGCTGTGCATGGAATGCCGTATGATTTGAAGACGGACAATGGTCCCCCTTTCTTTGGGAAGGAATTTGCTGAATTTCTGCGCCTGAATGGCATACGACACCACCGCACAACACCCTTGTGGCCGCAAGCAAACGGCGAGGTGGAGAGATTCATACGGAACGTAAAGAAGACCGTCAAGGCTGCGTGTGTTGGAGGGAACGATTGGAAGGAAGAGCTGAACGAGTACCTTCTAAATTATAGAGCAACTCCACACTCCACGACATGTGTCACACCATCCGAACTACTATTCGGCAGGAAGATCCGAGTGAAGCTTCCCCAGTTACGAGAAAAACACTCCAGACGAGAAGTTGAGTCCGTCGACCGACGACGGAAACAGAAGATGAAGAGCTATGCTGACGAAAAACGCAAGGCAGTAGCTCACAGCCTTCGACCAGGGGACACTGTACTTTTGAGGCGACCGTCACCGTTAGCTCACGAGTCTCCGTATGAGCCACGGCCGTACAAGGTAACGAAGGTCCAGGGTACCGCAATCACCGCGGAGCGTGATGACAGAAGAATTGTGAGGAACGCTTCGTTCTTCAAGCGCATTCCGCCGTGCCCTTCACGAGAGTCCGAGGACTGGGACCTGGTCGAGGATCTGGTGTGCACGCCGGACGACCCCCATTTCCTAACCGGAGGACCTAACACGAACGAGGGCCCAATCGTCGCCCGAGATGCGACACAGACGGGGTCCACCAGCACACGGAGATACCCAGCAAGGGAAAATCGTGGCACTCTGCCGAGAAGACTTCAGGATTTCATACTGAACTAA